One Segnochrobactrum spirostomi genomic window carries:
- a CDS encoding TIGR03032 family protein, producing MSAAETAPADASAPTTELTCSRGFSQWLAQHQVSLAFSSYQTGQLFLIGRMPDGAVSFHQRDFERAMGLWYEPGRLFLASMVQIWRLENILAANERANGYFDQLFVPRTARITGDVDAHEMVVEASGRIVFVNTKFSCLATLSLSHSFKPLWKPKFISRLAAEDRCHLNGLCLEDGKVGYVTAVGRTDVVDGWRGSRVGGGVLIRVADDTIVADGFSMPHSPRLHNGSLWLLDSGRGYLVKVDPTTGAKEDIAFCPGFMRGLAFHAGHAIVTLSLPRDLNFNGLPLEDEIGRRGGQPWCGVQIINLATGDIVEWIRLDGAIRELFDVTVMPAVACPMAAPLQGPDLANLLTIEAPERALDEPGWA from the coding sequence GTGTCCGCTGCGGAGACTGCGCCGGCCGACGCGTCGGCGCCCACAACCGAACTCACCTGCTCGCGCGGCTTTTCCCAATGGCTCGCCCAGCACCAGGTCAGTCTCGCCTTTTCCTCATACCAGACCGGCCAGCTCTTTCTGATCGGACGGATGCCGGACGGCGCGGTCTCGTTCCATCAGCGAGACTTCGAACGCGCCATGGGGCTTTGGTACGAGCCTGGGCGGCTCTTTCTGGCGTCGATGGTGCAGATCTGGCGCCTGGAAAATATCCTCGCCGCGAACGAACGTGCGAACGGCTATTTCGATCAGCTTTTCGTTCCGCGCACGGCGCGGATCACCGGCGATGTCGATGCGCACGAGATGGTCGTCGAAGCGAGCGGGCGCATCGTTTTCGTCAACACGAAGTTCTCGTGTCTCGCCACGCTGAGCCTGTCCCACAGCTTCAAGCCGCTGTGGAAGCCGAAATTCATCTCGCGCCTCGCGGCGGAGGATCGCTGTCACCTCAACGGCCTCTGCTTGGAAGACGGCAAGGTGGGTTACGTCACCGCGGTGGGCCGTACCGACGTGGTCGACGGATGGCGGGGGTCGCGCGTCGGCGGCGGCGTGCTGATCCGCGTCGCCGACGACACCATTGTGGCTGACGGGTTCTCGATGCCCCATTCGCCACGTCTTCATAACGGTTCCCTGTGGCTGCTCGATTCCGGTCGCGGCTATCTCGTGAAGGTCGATCCCACAACCGGGGCCAAGGAAGACATCGCGTTCTGTCCGGGATTCATGCGTGGGCTCGCCTTCCACGCCGGCCACGCGATCGTGACGCTGTCGCTCCCGCGCGATCTCAATTTCAACGGGCTTCCTTTGGAGGACGAGATCGGGCGCCGCGGCGGACAGCCCTGGTGCGGCGTTCAGATCATCAATCTTGCGACCGGCGACATCGTCGAGTGGATTCGTCTCGACGGTGCGATCCGCGAGCTCTTCGACGTCACGGTCATGCCCGCTGTCGCCTGCCCGATGGCGGCCCCGTTGCAGGGCCCCGATCTGGCGAACCTGCTCACCATCGAAGCGCCGGAGCGCGCCCTCGACGAGCCCGGGTGGGCTTGA
- a CDS encoding p-hydroxycinnamoyl CoA hydratase/lyase: protein MSETTTDPVLVEFERGVAFVTLNRPTKRNAMNPALNVRMLEVLDELEGDDRCGVLVLTGAGESWSAGMDLKEYFRDNDGKPRAATLKARRQSSGWWNRLMYFEKPSIAMVNGWCFGGAFTPLVACDLAVAAEEAKFGLSEINWGILPGGNVTRAVAEVMRHRDSLYYIMTGEVFDGRKAAEMGLVNEAVPLADLRARVRAIADTLLEKNPVTLKAAKDTFKRVRNMPWDASDDYIYAKLEQMLQLDKTRGRDEGLKQFLDDKTYRPGLGAYKRD from the coding sequence ATGAGCGAGACCACGACCGACCCGGTGCTGGTGGAGTTCGAACGCGGCGTGGCGTTCGTCACCCTGAACCGGCCCACCAAGCGCAATGCCATGAATCCCGCCCTCAACGTGCGCATGCTCGAGGTGCTGGACGAGCTCGAGGGCGACGATCGCTGCGGCGTGCTCGTCCTGACCGGCGCCGGGGAATCCTGGTCGGCGGGCATGGATCTCAAGGAGTACTTCCGCGACAACGACGGCAAGCCGCGCGCGGCGACCCTCAAGGCGCGTCGTCAATCGAGCGGCTGGTGGAACCGGCTCATGTATTTCGAGAAGCCGAGCATCGCCATGGTCAACGGCTGGTGCTTCGGCGGCGCCTTCACGCCGCTCGTCGCCTGCGACCTCGCGGTCGCCGCGGAAGAGGCGAAGTTCGGCCTCTCGGAGATCAACTGGGGCATCCTGCCGGGCGGCAACGTGACCCGCGCGGTCGCCGAGGTGATGCGCCATCGCGACTCGCTCTACTACATCATGACCGGCGAGGTGTTCGACGGCCGCAAGGCGGCGGAGATGGGCCTCGTCAACGAGGCTGTTCCGCTCGCCGACCTCCGGGCCCGCGTGCGCGCGATCGCCGATACCCTACTCGAGAAGAACCCGGTCACGCTGAAGGCCGCCAAGGACACCTTCAAGCGCGTCCGCAACATGCCGTGGGATGCGTCCGACGATTACATCTACGCGAAGCTCGAGCAGATGCTCCAGCTCGACAAGACCCGCGGCCGCGACGAGGGCCTGAAGCAGTTCCTCGACGACAAGACCTACCGCCCCGGCCTCGGCGCCTATAAGCGCGATTGA
- a CDS encoding AMP-binding protein, giving the protein MPNVSADLRAFSAGLLTEEPVSYRARVSPERTACIEIASGETLSYAALNERIARAAGFLQTTLGSPAGERVAMLARNGIDQIVIALACQRIGAVFAPLNWRLGASELAAILADCAPALLIAAEEFAAAARAAAEAKPGLTLLTLEGPDGASARLRAAAPVAARAAEAEAPCILLYTSGTTGQPKGVVITRRNAFFSAINFAFVGEIGPAAVVLSDLPLFHTIGLVAVARTTLTFGGTLVLSDRFTPPRSLAFLTDPAIGVTHYFAVPQMITSLRNDPGYPSADLSRLHAIFVGGAPLTKTLIESCLDDGVVLVNGYGMSEAGTAVHVPIDRDAVRANPGSVGLPAPCIEVRIVGAEGADVSDGTIGEVWLRGPTVTPGYWNRPAETAAAFTDGWYRTGDLGFREANGFIRVVDRLKDMFISGGENVYPAEIEAALITHPAVQEAAVIGVPDGRWGETGHAFVVPKPGFDPAVEEIASHCEARLARFKLPTRILIVETIPRTASGKVQKHLLRREDAASS; this is encoded by the coding sequence ATGCCGAATGTGTCGGCCGACCTGAGAGCCTTTTCCGCCGGTCTGCTCACCGAGGAGCCTGTGTCCTACCGGGCCCGCGTGTCGCCCGAGCGGACCGCATGCATCGAGATCGCGAGCGGCGAAACCCTGAGCTATGCGGCGCTCAACGAGCGCATCGCACGGGCCGCCGGCTTCCTGCAAACGACCCTCGGCTCCCCCGCTGGCGAGCGGGTCGCGATGCTTGCCCGCAACGGCATCGATCAGATCGTCATCGCCCTCGCCTGCCAGCGGATCGGCGCCGTGTTCGCCCCGCTCAATTGGCGCCTCGGGGCGAGCGAGCTTGCCGCCATCCTGGCCGATTGTGCGCCGGCGCTCCTCATCGCTGCCGAGGAATTCGCCGCGGCGGCGCGGGCGGCAGCCGAGGCCAAGCCGGGGCTGACCTTGCTGACCCTCGAAGGCCCGGACGGGGCCTCCGCGCGGCTGCGGGCTGCCGCGCCGGTCGCGGCCCGTGCGGCCGAGGCCGAGGCGCCGTGCATCCTGCTCTACACCTCGGGGACCACCGGCCAGCCGAAGGGCGTCGTCATCACCCGGCGCAACGCCTTCTTCTCCGCCATCAACTTCGCCTTCGTCGGCGAGATCGGCCCGGCCGCGGTGGTCCTCTCCGACCTGCCGCTCTTCCACACCATCGGGCTCGTCGCCGTCGCGCGGACGACGCTCACCTTTGGCGGCACGCTCGTGCTCTCCGACCGCTTCACGCCGCCGCGCAGCCTCGCCTTCCTGACCGATCCGGCAATTGGGGTGACGCATTATTTCGCCGTGCCCCAGATGATCACGTCGCTGCGCAACGATCCGGGTTATCCGAGCGCCGACCTGTCGCGGCTGCACGCGATCTTCGTCGGCGGCGCGCCACTCACCAAGACGCTCATCGAAAGCTGCCTCGACGACGGCGTGGTACTCGTCAACGGCTACGGCATGAGCGAGGCCGGCACGGCGGTGCACGTGCCGATCGATCGCGACGCGGTGCGTGCCAATCCGGGCAGCGTCGGCCTTCCAGCGCCCTGCATCGAGGTTCGCATCGTCGGAGCAGAGGGAGCGGACGTGTCCGACGGCACGATCGGCGAGGTGTGGCTGCGCGGACCGACGGTCACGCCGGGTTATTGGAACCGTCCGGCCGAGACGGCGGCCGCCTTCACCGACGGCTGGTACCGCACCGGCGACCTCGGCTTCCGCGAGGCGAACGGCTTCATCCGCGTCGTCGATCGCCTGAAGGACATGTTCATCAGCGGCGGCGAGAACGTCTACCCGGCCGAGATCGAGGCCGCGCTGATCACCCATCCGGCGGTGCAGGAGGCGGCGGTGATCGGCGTGCCCGACGGCCGCTGGGGCGAAACCGGGCATGCCTTCGTGGTGCCGAAGCCGGGCTTCGATCCGGCGGTCGAGGAGATCGCCAGCCACTGCGAGGCGCGTCTCGCCCGCTTCAAGCTGCCGACGCGCATCCTCATCGTCGAGACCATCCCGCGCACCGCTTCGGGCAAGGTGCAGAAACATCTCCTTCGCCGCGAGGACGCTGCGTCGTCGTGA
- a CDS encoding MarR family winged helix-turn-helix transcriptional regulator yields the protein MKPSKKVDRDDIAGGDAGLRRGRLDGLLGFHLRMAHVALYRDFAAAMEDLGFTQKQLAVLELVAANPGTSQIDLAAALETDRATMLGLVERLEERDLISRQPSETDRRRQELRLTPLGETRLAEARAAVDAHEARLLKHFSKGEADTLIGLLKRLYQE from the coding sequence GTGAAGCCATCGAAGAAGGTCGACCGGGACGACATCGCCGGGGGAGATGCGGGACTGAGGCGTGGGCGGCTCGACGGCCTGCTCGGCTTCCACCTGCGCATGGCGCATGTCGCGCTATATCGCGACTTCGCCGCCGCGATGGAGGATCTGGGGTTCACCCAGAAGCAACTCGCGGTCCTGGAACTGGTCGCCGCCAATCCCGGGACGTCGCAGATCGATCTCGCCGCTGCGCTGGAAACGGACCGCGCCACGATGCTGGGTCTCGTCGAGCGGCTCGAAGAGCGCGATTTGATCAGTCGCCAACCGTCGGAGACGGATCGCCGGCGGCAGGAATTGCGCCTTACCCCGCTCGGGGAGACGCGTCTTGCGGAAGCGCGCGCGGCCGTGGATGCCCACGAGGCGCGATTGCTCAAGCACTTCTCGAAGGGCGAGGCCGACACCCTGATCGGCCTCCTGAAACGCCTCTATCAGGAGTGA
- the pobA gene encoding 4-hydroxybenzoate 3-monooxygenase, with protein MQTSTAQTGTRPTRTQVAIIGAGPAGLLLGRLLERRGIDTVILERRSPDYVLSRIRAGVIEPGAVELLEKAGVAERLHKEGLIHDGTELMFDGDRLRIDFAALTGRSVTVYGQTEVTRDLMDARADSGAVSIYEAEDVSLHDFETDRPKVRYVQDGVTHEIACDVIAGCDGFHGVARASLPDSALKTFERVYPFGWLGILTDRPPVAEELIYAHHARGFALCSMRSPTRSRYYVQVASDERVEDWSDDRFWDELRQRLDPETAERLQTGPSIEKSIAPLRSFVAEPLRFGRLFLAGDAAHIVPPTGAKGLNLAASDVGYLADALLEFFLDRSSAGLDAYSARALARIWKAERFSWWMTSLLHVFPETDTFGRRIQRAEFDYLAGSPAAQRVLAENYVGLPM; from the coding sequence ATGCAGACCAGCACCGCCCAAACCGGGACCCGCCCAACCCGGACCCAGGTCGCCATCATCGGCGCCGGCCCCGCCGGGCTGTTGCTCGGACGCCTGCTCGAACGCCGCGGCATCGACACCGTCATTCTGGAGCGGCGCAGCCCCGATTATGTGCTGTCCCGGATTCGCGCCGGCGTGATCGAGCCGGGCGCGGTCGAACTCCTGGAGAAGGCCGGCGTCGCGGAGCGGCTGCATAAGGAAGGGCTGATCCACGACGGCACCGAGCTGATGTTCGACGGCGACCGGCTGCGCATCGATTTCGCCGCCCTGACCGGGCGTTCCGTCACCGTCTACGGCCAGACCGAAGTGACGCGGGACCTGATGGACGCCCGCGCGGATTCCGGTGCGGTGTCGATCTACGAGGCTGAGGACGTCTCGCTCCACGATTTCGAGACCGACCGGCCGAAGGTTCGATATGTCCAGGACGGTGTGACGCACGAGATCGCTTGCGACGTGATCGCGGGCTGCGACGGCTTCCACGGCGTCGCCCGGGCGAGCCTGCCCGACAGCGCGCTCAAGACGTTCGAGCGAGTCTATCCGTTCGGCTGGCTCGGCATCCTGACGGACCGCCCGCCCGTCGCCGAGGAACTCATCTACGCCCACCACGCCCGGGGCTTCGCGCTCTGCTCGATGCGCTCGCCGACGCGCAGCCGCTATTATGTCCAGGTTGCTTCCGACGAGCGCGTCGAGGACTGGTCAGACGACCGCTTCTGGGACGAACTGCGCCAGCGGCTCGATCCGGAAACCGCCGAACGGCTCCAGACCGGCCCCTCGATCGAGAAGTCGATCGCGCCGCTGCGCAGCTTCGTCGCCGAGCCGCTCCGCTTCGGCCGGCTCTTCCTCGCGGGCGACGCCGCCCACATCGTGCCGCCGACCGGCGCGAAGGGCCTCAACCTCGCCGCGAGCGACGTTGGCTATCTCGCCGACGCGCTCCTGGAGTTCTTCCTCGATCGCTCGTCGGCCGGGCTCGATGCCTATTCCGCCCGCGCCCTCGCCCGCATCTGGAAGGCGGAGCGCTTCTCGTGGTGGATGACCTCGCTCCTCCACGTCTTCCCGGAAACCGACACCTTCGGCCGCCGCATCCAGCGTGCCGAGTTCGACTATCTCGCCGGCTCGCCGGCGGCCCAGCGCGTTCTCGCCGAGAATTATGTCGGCTTGCCGATGTGA
- a CDS encoding helix-turn-helix domain-containing protein — translation MRAIPTYALYGEADEHLGADWLHCETIQARSRLHDYRIEPHRHDAFFQILHLAAGTAAAELDGRSETLSPPCLVLVPPHTVHGYAFSHDVEGQVLTLFARHVPEVLRACPEAAAGLDRPVHVPLGDHPDIAETVARELDAAAREFAQRRPGQLAIVEARIAIALVLAFRVRSAAGAATPDPARRGALHVARFRDLVDLHYRERLTIEDYADRLGLTTAHLNRLCRTHLGQSALGVVQGRIVLEAKRYLAFTTLGIKEIADAVGFEDAAYFTRFFRRETRLAPTEFRARRAGGDGAQGQAAKEEGASARTERLSPVR, via the coding sequence ATGCGGGCGATCCCGACCTATGCGCTCTATGGCGAAGCCGACGAGCATCTCGGCGCCGATTGGCTGCATTGCGAGACCATCCAGGCGCGCAGCCGGCTGCACGATTACCGCATCGAACCGCACCGCCACGATGCGTTCTTCCAGATCCTACACCTCGCCGCCGGCACCGCGGCGGCCGAGCTCGACGGCCGCTCCGAGACCTTGAGCCCACCCTGTCTGGTGCTGGTGCCGCCCCACACCGTGCACGGTTATGCCTTCTCCCACGACGTCGAAGGTCAGGTGCTCACGCTGTTCGCCCGCCATGTGCCCGAGGTGCTCCGGGCGTGCCCGGAAGCTGCCGCCGGCCTCGACCGGCCGGTCCACGTGCCCCTCGGCGACCATCCCGACATCGCGGAAACGGTCGCCCGCGAACTCGACGCCGCGGCACGGGAATTCGCGCAGCGACGTCCCGGACAGCTCGCCATCGTCGAGGCGCGGATCGCGATCGCGCTCGTTCTTGCCTTCCGGGTGCGCAGCGCAGCCGGCGCGGCGACGCCCGATCCGGCCCGTCGCGGGGCGCTCCATGTCGCCCGCTTCCGCGATCTCGTCGATCTCCACTATCGCGAGCGGCTGACGATCGAGGATTATGCCGATCGGCTCGGCCTCACCACCGCGCACCTCAACCGGCTCTGCCGCACCCATCTGGGCCAGTCCGCGCTCGGGGTCGTTCAAGGGCGGATCGTGCTCGAGGCGAAGCGCTACCTCGCCTTCACGACGCTTGGGATCAAGGAGATCGCGGACGCTGTCGGGTTCGAGGACGCCGCCTATTTCACCCGCTTCTTCCGCCGCGAGACGCGCCTCGCCCCGACCGAGTTCCGCGCGCGCCGCGCCGGCGGCGATGGCGCTCAGGGCCAGGCGGCGAAGGAGGAGGGGGCGTCGGCGCGGACCGAGCGGCTCAGCCCGGTCCGGTAG
- a CDS encoding helix-turn-helix domain-containing protein — translation MSPSHAFPAPTPSRSAPSGTAAVVATRIDAALAQRTWSLAPTDRPRRCHVFLISAGRALYRETSGTDHDLAGPALLWLPASAHGEVRLAAGGSGLNAAIAEDLVWRSIGGSPVGSGLRPLLDQAAIAPAERIAAQLPELSALILALVRESRDPQPGGSAMVELYVGLVLLHLWRAAGLAAATGLRGTGATTLQRFRQLVELHYRENLRIDEFAGMLGVTRAHLHDACLRATGRTPLALMHDRLLEEARLRLEQTDLPVEQIAYGLGFRDAAYFNRFFKRLTGTTPGAYRTGLSRSVRADAPSSFAAWP, via the coding sequence ATGTCACCGAGCCACGCGTTCCCCGCACCGACACCCTCCCGATCGGCGCCGAGCGGTACGGCGGCCGTCGTCGCAACCCGCATCGACGCCGCCCTTGCGCAACGCACCTGGTCGCTCGCCCCGACCGACCGGCCACGGCGCTGCCACGTCTTCCTCATCTCCGCCGGCCGCGCGCTCTATCGGGAGACAAGCGGGACCGATCACGACCTCGCCGGGCCGGCGCTGCTCTGGCTGCCGGCCTCGGCCCACGGCGAGGTGCGGCTCGCCGCCGGCGGCAGCGGCCTCAACGCGGCGATCGCCGAGGACCTCGTTTGGCGCTCGATCGGCGGCTCGCCGGTTGGCAGCGGGCTGCGCCCCCTGCTCGATCAGGCGGCGATCGCCCCGGCGGAGCGCATCGCCGCGCAGTTGCCGGAGCTGTCGGCCCTGATTCTCGCCCTGGTGCGCGAATCGCGAGATCCCCAGCCCGGCGGCTCGGCGATGGTGGAGCTCTATGTCGGGCTGGTGCTGCTCCATCTGTGGCGCGCCGCCGGCCTCGCCGCCGCGACCGGCCTGCGCGGCACCGGGGCGACCACCCTCCAGCGCTTCCGCCAGCTCGTCGAGCTGCATTACCGGGAAAATCTCCGGATCGACGAGTTCGCAGGGATGCTCGGCGTGACACGGGCGCACCTGCACGATGCCTGCCTCCGCGCGACCGGGCGCACCCCGCTCGCGCTGATGCACGACCGCCTGCTCGAAGAGGCGCGGCTGCGCCTCGAACAGACCGACCTTCCCGTCGAGCAGATCGCCTACGGCCTCGGCTTTCGCGACGCGGCCTATTTCAACCGCTTCTTCAAACGCCTGACCGGAACGACCCCGGGCGCCTACCGGACCGGGCTGAGCCGCTCGGTCCGCGCCGACGCCCCCTCCTCCTTCGCCGCCTGGCCCTGA
- a CDS encoding aldehyde dehydrogenase, whose protein sequence is MFDAPLLLRDENRPASDGAVFERCNPVTGAVATRAAAATLDDVATALSAAAAAFPVWSECGPTERRSRLLAAADLLEQRVDLFVETMLAETGATAGWARFNVSLGADMLREAAASTTQIGGQIIPSDRPGTTAFAVRQPVGVVLAIAPWNAPVILGVRSVAMPLACGNTVILKASEICPRTHRLIGEVLRDAGLGDGIVNVIMSAPADAGRIVEALIASPIVRRVNFTGSTRVGRIVAEVAARHLTPALLELGGKAPFLVLDDADLDEAVKAAAFGAFFNQGQICMSTERIVVDEAVADAFTEKLARKAATLVSGDPAKGTAPLGALVGFDAVERIDALVKDAVAKGGRILAGGRTAGTLMDATVIDHVTPAMRLYSEESFGPVAAIVRVRGVEEAIRVANDTEYGLSSAVFGRDVGRAMAVARRIEAGMCHINGPTVHDEAQMPFGGVKASGYGRFGGAAAINEFTELRWITVASEPGHYPI, encoded by the coding sequence ATGTTCGATGCCCCGCTTCTGCTGCGCGACGAGAACCGGCCCGCCTCCGACGGGGCCGTGTTCGAGCGTTGCAATCCCGTGACCGGCGCCGTCGCGACGCGCGCGGCGGCGGCGACCCTCGACGACGTCGCGACCGCTCTTTCCGCCGCGGCCGCAGCCTTTCCCGTGTGGTCCGAATGCGGCCCGACGGAGCGCCGCTCGCGCCTCCTCGCGGCCGCGGACCTGCTCGAACAGCGCGTCGACCTCTTCGTCGAGACGATGCTCGCCGAAACCGGGGCCACGGCGGGGTGGGCGCGCTTCAATGTCTCGTTGGGCGCCGACATGCTGCGCGAGGCCGCCGCTTCGACCACCCAGATCGGCGGTCAGATCATCCCCTCCGACCGGCCCGGCACCACCGCCTTCGCGGTGCGCCAGCCGGTCGGCGTGGTGCTCGCCATCGCGCCGTGGAACGCGCCTGTGATCCTCGGGGTGCGCTCGGTCGCCATGCCGCTCGCCTGCGGCAACACCGTGATCCTCAAGGCGTCCGAGATCTGCCCGCGCACCCATCGCCTGATCGGCGAGGTCTTACGCGATGCCGGCCTCGGCGATGGGATCGTCAACGTGATCATGAGTGCGCCCGCGGACGCCGGCCGCATCGTCGAGGCGCTGATCGCGAGCCCGATCGTGCGGCGGGTGAACTTCACCGGCTCGACCCGCGTCGGCCGCATCGTCGCCGAGGTCGCCGCACGTCACCTCACGCCGGCGCTGCTCGAGCTCGGCGGCAAGGCGCCGTTCCTGGTGCTCGACGACGCCGACCTCGACGAGGCGGTGAAGGCGGCGGCCTTCGGTGCCTTCTTCAACCAGGGCCAGATCTGCATGTCGACCGAGCGCATCGTGGTCGACGAGGCGGTGGCCGACGCCTTCACCGAGAAGCTCGCCCGCAAGGCGGCGACCCTCGTCTCCGGCGATCCCGCCAAGGGCACGGCGCCGCTCGGCGCGCTCGTCGGGTTCGACGCGGTCGAGCGCATCGACGCGCTCGTCAAGGACGCCGTGGCGAAGGGCGGCCGCATCCTCGCCGGCGGCCGCACCGCCGGCACGCTGATGGACGCGACGGTCATCGATCACGTCACCCCGGCGATGCGCCTCTATTCCGAGGAATCCTTCGGCCCCGTGGCGGCGATCGTCCGGGTTCGCGGCGTGGAGGAGGCGATCCGCGTCGCCAACGACACGGAGTACGGTCTCTCCTCCGCCGTGTTCGGCCGCGATGTCGGCCGCGCCATGGCGGTGGCGCGCCGCATCGAGGCCGGCATGTGCCACATCAACGGCCCGACCGTGCACGACGAGGCGCAGATGCCGTTCGGCGGGGTCAAGGCGAGCGGCTACGGCCGGTTCGGCGGGGCCGCGGCGATCAACGAGTTCACCGAGCTGCGCTGGATCACCGTCGCGAGCGAGCCCGGCCACTACCCGATCTGA
- a CDS encoding ABC transporter substrate-binding protein, translating into MVGTGLGALALATGSRGVFAAEATDVLKVGFISPRTGALAGFGQTDGYVLELARKALQGGLQVGGKTYAVEILDRDTQSDPSRASQLAKTLINSDQVDLMLAVSTPETINPVSDACEAAGVPCLSTVMPWEAWYFGRGAKPGQPSPFKWTFHFGFGVGEFHKTYVSQWNLIETNKKVGVLYPNDADGNAIRANLAPLLAKDGFTIVDPGPYEDGTTDYSAQIALFKREKCEIFNSFPIPPDFAAFWRQAAQQGYTRMVKICQVAKTGLFPDGIEALGKLGYNIASAAYWHKAFPYKSPLTGVSGVELADGYEAASGKQWTQQLGASMSLLDAGSEALKASGNPKDKAAVAKALGALRTTTMIGKVDFQAGPVPNVSPGPIIGTQWVKSAPGSKFKLDYVVTEHATDPAVPIEAKLKPFNS; encoded by the coding sequence ATGGTCGGCACCGGCCTCGGCGCGCTGGCGCTCGCGACCGGCTCGCGCGGCGTGTTCGCCGCCGAGGCGACGGACGTGCTGAAGGTCGGCTTCATCAGCCCGCGCACCGGCGCGCTCGCCGGTTTCGGCCAGACCGACGGCTACGTGTTGGAACTCGCCCGGAAGGCGCTCCAGGGCGGCCTTCAGGTCGGCGGCAAGACCTACGCCGTCGAAATCCTCGACCGCGACACCCAGTCCGACCCGTCCCGCGCGAGCCAGCTCGCCAAGACGCTCATCAACAGCGATCAGGTCGATCTGATGCTCGCCGTCTCGACGCCCGAGACGATCAACCCGGTTTCCGACGCCTGCGAGGCCGCCGGCGTGCCCTGCCTCTCGACGGTGATGCCGTGGGAGGCCTGGTATTTTGGCCGCGGTGCGAAGCCGGGCCAGCCGTCGCCGTTCAAGTGGACCTTCCATTTCGGCTTCGGCGTCGGTGAGTTCCACAAGACCTACGTGTCGCAGTGGAACCTGATCGAGACCAACAAGAAGGTCGGCGTGCTCTATCCCAACGACGCCGACGGCAATGCGATCCGCGCCAATCTCGCGCCGCTGCTCGCCAAGGACGGCTTCACCATCGTCGATCCCGGCCCCTATGAGGACGGCACCACGGACTATTCGGCGCAGATCGCCCTGTTCAAGCGCGAGAAGTGCGAGATCTTCAATTCCTTCCCGATCCCGCCCGACTTCGCCGCGTTCTGGCGCCAGGCGGCGCAGCAGGGCTACACCCGGATGGTGAAGATCTGTCAGGTCGCCAAGACCGGCCTCTTCCCGGATGGCATCGAGGCACTCGGCAAACTCGGCTACAACATCGCGAGCGCCGCCTATTGGCACAAGGCGTTCCCCTACAAGTCGCCGCTCACCGGCGTCTCCGGCGTCGAGCTCGCCGACGGGTACGAGGCGGCGAGCGGCAAGCAATGGACGCAGCAGCTCGGTGCCTCCATGTCGCTGCTCGATGCCGGCAGTGAGGCGCTCAAGGCGAGCGGCAATCCCAAGGACAAGGCGGCGGTCGCCAAGGCGCTCGGCGCGCTGCGCACCACGACCATGATCGGCAAGGTCGATTTCCAGGCCGGGCCGGTCCCGAACGTCTCGCCGGGCCCGATCATCGGCACCCAATGGGTGAAGTCGGCGCCGGGCTCCAAGTTCAAGCTCGATTATGTCGTGACCGAGCACGCCACCGATCCGGCCGTGCCGATCGAGGCGAAGCTCAAGCCGTTCAACAGCTGA